Part of the Zingiber officinale cultivar Zhangliang chromosome 6A, Zo_v1.1, whole genome shotgun sequence genome, CTCGATCCGTGGTTGTATCACTCGGAGTCGGCGTGGATGAGCGAGGCCTTTGCCAGGGACAACGAGGCGCTCACCCGCGCCCTCCAGATCTCGCTCTCGGACACTTCTTCCTCCGGCGGAGCCACCACCagtaccccccccccctcccccccactCCTCCTCCCCTTTCCTCCTCCACCAGAACCGCCAGCTCGCCCCCTCTGCCGCGCCCATCCAGCCGCGGAACCGGCCGCTCGGCCCTGCCTCCGGGGCACGCGTCGCCAAGCGCAGGTCGCGCGCCTCGAAGCGGTCGCCCACGACCTACATCAACGCCGACCCGGCCAACTTCCGGGAGATGGTGCAGCGCGTCACCGGCATCCAGGTGGTCGGGAATCAGCCGCCCGCTTCCGACGCGTTGGTCAAGCCGGAGCCGATCCGGGCCGCGCCGGGCTCCCGCGCGGCCCTGCAGCAGCTCTGCCTGCCCACGCTCGACACCTCGGCGCTCTTGCTGGCCAACGGCGTCGGTTTGCTCGGTGCGTCGTTGGAATTCCCGGCTTTCGACGCCGACGTGGCATTCTCGCCGGCCTTCCCCACCCTCGAGTCGTGGGGAATCATGTAACGGACGTTACATGCTGTTTACCTCCTTTATTTTTCCCTTC contains:
- the LOC121995405 gene encoding uncharacterized protein LOC121995405, which gives rise to MTGNDFSKDEQTVTREKGAPTRRQPLDRGYPTPEAGGTRGPLAAPIKARPTHSQPLTPIPIPNPPLLDRLLREREREEGFDDGGGLLGTTRRSPAPSRSRSRTLLPPAEPPPVPPPPPPHSSSPFLLHQNRQLAPSAAPIQPRNRPLGPASGARVAKRRSRASKRSPTTYINADPANFREMVQRVTGIQVVGNQPPASDALVKPEPIRAAPGSRAALQQLCLPTLDTSALLLANGVGLLGASLEFPAFDADVAFSPAFPTLESWGIM